A stretch of Triticum aestivum cultivar Chinese Spring chromosome 1D, IWGSC CS RefSeq v2.1, whole genome shotgun sequence DNA encodes these proteins:
- the LOC123174842 gene encoding probable 3-ketoacyl-CoA synthase 20 — MDNEFGKGVGNQAKLLYRRLVGQRPHLLAVTLLLVVSSLVVMTMLSLLSLDGVYALLHGAHGIMAVSVAGAVAAAYVYALSLRPVYLVDFAGYKPAPAQELTRARTIHRYGLSGVFTAESMNFQKRILERSGLGDATHLPASIIRVPLDICLRTANEESHAVVFSVIDDLLAKTRVRPDDIGVVIVNSSLYSPTPSFTSLVMNRYCLRDDVVTHNLSGMGCSAGVIAIDLARQLLQVYHDTYALVVSTENITLNAYLGNNRPMLVTNMLFRTGGAAVLLSNRCNEWRRAKYQLIHTVRTHHGPSDKSYACVTQEEDEVGNLGVSLSKDLMSVAGDALRSNITTLGPLVLPLREQLRFLGAVVLKRVFGTTVMSCLPDFTLALEHFCIHAGGRGVLDELQKSLKLGEWHMEPSRMTLCRFGNTSSSSLWYELAYCEAKGRIKRGDRVWQIAFGSGFKCNSAVWKALRTVEGAAAVEEGSPWAQDIDVLPVHVPKVMPIDEDASYVPAA; from the exons ATGGACAATGAGTTCGGTAAGGGGGTGGGAAACCAGGCGAAGCTCTTGTACCGTCGTCTCGTCGGCCAACGGCCTCATCTTCTCGCCGTCACGCTGCTCCTCGTCGTGTCTTCGCTGGTGGTAATGACCATGCTGTCCCTGCTGTCACTTGACGGCGTGTATGCCCTTTTGCATGGCGCACATGGTATCATGGCCGTGTCTGTAGCAGGCGCAGTGGCGGCTGCCTACGTTTACGCCTTGTCGTTGCGGCCGGTGTACCTGGTGGACTTCGCCGGCTACAAGCCTGCGCCGGCGCAGGAGTTGACCCGCGCCCGCACCATCCACCGCTACGGACTAAGTGGTGTGTTCACCGCAGagagcatgaatttccagaagaGGATTCTGGAGAGGTCAGGGCTCGGCGACGCGACGCACCTCCCTGCATCCATCATCAGGGTGCCGCTCGACATATGCCTCCGCACGGCGAACGAGGAGTCCCATGCCGTCGTATTCAGTGTCATCGACGACCTGCTGGCGAAGACCCGCGTCCGGCCGGACGACATCGGTGTGGTCATCGTGAACTCCAGCCTCTACAGCCCCACGCCGTCCTTCACCTCGCTCGTGATGAACCGCTACTGCTTGCGCGACGATGTCGTCACCCACAACCTTAGCGGCATGGGCTGCAGCGCCGGCGTCATCGCTATTGACCTCGCCAGACAGCTGCTTCAG GTGTACCACGACACATACGCACTGGTTGTCAGCACGGAGAATATCACCCTAAACGCGTACTTGGGCAACAACCGGCCCATGTTGGTGACCAACATGCTGTTTCGGACGGGCGGCGCGGCAGTTCTTCTGTCGAACCGCTGCAACGAGTGGCGACGCGCCAAGTACCAGCTGATCCATACGGTGCGCACGCACCATGGCCCCAGCGACAAGAGCTACGCGTGCGTGACGCAGGAGGAAGACGAGGTCGGGAACTTGGGCGTGTCACTCTCCAAGGATCTCATGTCCGTGGCCGGCGACGCGCTCCGCAGCAACATCACCACCCTTGGGCCCCTTGTTCTGCCGCTACGTGAGCAGCTCCGGTTCCTTGGCGCCGTCGTGCTCAAACGGGTGTTCGGTACTACAGTGATGTCGTGCCTCCCCGACTTCACTCTGGCACTGGAGCACTTCTGCATCCACGCAGGGGGGCGAGGCGTGCTGGACGAGCTGCAGAAAAGCCTGAAGCTGGGTGAGTGGCACATGGAACCATCGAGGATGACCCTCTGCAGGTTCGGCAACACGTCGAGCAGCTCGCTGTGGTACGAGCTCGCCTACTGCGAGGCCAAGGGCAGGATCAAGAGGGGAGACCGCGTGTGGCAGATCGCGTTTGGCTCCGGGTTCAAATGCAACAGCGCGGTGTGGAAGGCGCTCAGGACGGTCGAGGGCGCCGCTGCCGTGGAGGAGGGAAGCCCCTGGGCACAAGACATCGACGTTCTTCCGGTCCATGTGCCCAAGGTGATGCCCATCGATGAGGATGCGTCGTATGTACCAGCTGCGTAG